The genomic DNA AAAATTTAGAGATGGCAGCGGGTTCAGACCGGGTGCGATCGCGCTCCGCCCACCTGATGATGCAGCTTCAGCTTCCAGAGATTGAGCAAAAGGCACAGCAGCTTCGTGCCGCCACGGAATCAGCAGACGGGGAGTATCTGGATTTCTTGAACCGCTGGAAGTATGACGCGGAGCAGCGGGAGGCGATTCGGGAGGCGATTGATGGAGAATATTTTGATGACGGTGCTGCTGCTGCCGTTTCGGCTGGCAATGGTGCTGTTTGGGGGGATCGTCTGGGTCGGGAGGGCCCTGTTTGGCGGACTGATTCAGGCGATCGGGCGGCGGAAAGTTTTTGGGGATCAATATTTGCGCCGATTCAACAGTGGTTTGATCAGCATCCCTGGCTGGAGTGGCTGTTACAGCATCCGCTGTGGCTGGTTGGGCTGTTGCTGTTGGGCATTTTTCTGTTTGCCGGACTGATTCAGGCGATCGGACGACTGACGGAGAATATTTGGCTGACGCTGCTGCTGCTGCCGTTTCGGCTGGCAATGGTGCTGTTTGGGGGAATCGTCTGGATCGGGAGGCTCCTGTTGGGCGGCAAGCGCAGTTCTGAGGGGCGATCGATCGCGGCGGCTATGCCTGAAACGACCCCAGAACATCGGCTGCAAGCACTTCTCGATCGGCTGGATGCGATTCGCCTGGAGGAGGAGGCTTTGCTGAAGGAGGTAAAGGAAATTCTGGCAGCGAAGGAAGGGAAATAAAAAGTAAGGCAAATGAGCAAGAAATAAGTGAGGAAGAAGAAATAGGCGCAAATGCTTCACCTGGTGGGGTCGAGCAATTTGCGCCGGAGGGAGATTGAGAGGAGAGATAGGCGATTTGTAGACTGTTTGTACGCTGTTCGCAGGTGAGCGATTTAGCCGATCGTGATGTTTAGGGTTCCGTTGGTAGACAGTCCACCGTCGCTCACGCTGAAGCTAAAGCTGTCGCTGCTGGTTGCGCTGTCGTACATGAAGACCTGGTTGGGGTTGCTCAGGTCGTTGCCGCCGAGCCACATCAGGCTATTGCCAGAAATAGAAGCCGCACCTTCCTGCACTGCACCGCCATCCAACTGGCGCAGGCTGCCTGCCTGGTAGATAAAGGTCTTCACCTGTCCAGGAACGATCGAGTGTCCTACGATATCCGCGCCGGACATTCCCGTGAGCTGAGCCGCAGAGGGAACGCTGCCTGTGAGCTGCTGCTCGGTGCCGCTGCTGAGGTTGAAGAGATAGATGCCGTCGGCTGCGCTGCCGTTGGTCTGGTTGCGGATGAAGGCGATCGAATTACCTGCCACGATCGCGCTGGTGTCGTCGAAGTCGGCGCTGCTGTTCACATTGCGGGCAGAGAAAGGCGAAGACGGATTGGTGTTGTAGAGAATGTCGGAGTCGCCTGTCGCGTTGAAGCGGCGCTGCCAGACCACCGTGTTGCCCGTAATGCCCTTGAGCGTATCGCTGTAGGCGGCGTTATTGCTGCTTGCCTGGGTGACGTTGCCGCTGCCCAGATCGGCGAAGTAGATGCCGTCATTGCGGACGAAGGCAACCTTATTACCGGAAAGGAGGGGCTGGGTTTCTACATTGCTCGTGCTGTTAGCGATCGTGTCCGAATTGCCGCTGCCCAGACTGTAGAACTGTACGCTATTTTGACCGCCAGCCTGCTTTTGCCAAACCACATGGGAGTCAGAAATTTGCGGAGCAGAATCAGCATTGCTGTCGTTGGTGAGCTGTACCGTTTGTCCAGTGCTGCCCTTGTAGAGGTAGATTTCA from Leptolyngbya ohadii IS1 includes the following:
- a CDS encoding cadherin-like domain-containing protein, with translation MLKDTANKFFQARSINVSNSPITLKESIGGRADGFDVHRFQVRNRSSFTAQLDGLKANADLALFNGRGKLIQRSGRPGTQAEVINVNELKRGAYFLRVGGSLKNPTSYRLTASTGAVTRFIPGPSGPIVKPGPVEDNTAPSLFSNGLSIGRGNTAAITGTSLKATDAQQPANELTYTVTNLPKAGRLFLNGNLLGAGSTFTQADLDSNRVSYQQNSAKSLANGQIDSNSLKTSGVNAVWSAQNGGNTEIFFFNGNRVQQLTNNSVADSKPQVFGDNVVWQSGTGAGAEIYLYKGSTGQTVQLTNDSNADSAPQISDSHVVWQKQAGGQNSVQFYSLGSGNSDTIANSTSNVETQPLLSGNKVAFVRNDGIYFADLGSGNVTQASSNNAAYSDTLKGITGNTVVWQRRFNATGDSDILYNTNPSSPFSARNVNSSADFDDTSAIVAGNSIAFIRNQTNGSAADGIYLFNLSSGTEQQLTGSVPSAAQLTGMSGADIVGHSIVPGQVKTFIYQAGSLRQLDGGAVQEGAASISGNSLMWLGGNDLSNPNQVFMYDSATSSDSFSFSVSDGGLSTNGTLNITIG